Sequence from the Ailuropoda melanoleuca isolate Jingjing chromosome 10, ASM200744v2, whole genome shotgun sequence genome:
AtgacaaaggaatgaaattcctAAAccacaaatttcaaaatatcattcCCTTTTTTATCAACCTATAATGGGTCTCTGCTGCTTTCATTTCAAAAGTCTAAATTCCCAAGCTCTGATCATATAAATGTCTcccaccactttttaaaaatcaggccaCTGTAAAGTGAAGCATCCTTTTTCATGACAATATCTCTCTCAAGCTACATGTCACCCATACCGAACTAATTCAAGTTCCTTGTTCCTTGaatgaaacattatttttgtGCGTTTGGACATGCTGCCCCTTTCACCGGGAATATTAttttcccctgctcccctccccctaaGGCCCTCCTTCCCCTAACTCCTATTTATCCTTCACATGCCAGCCCAGAGTTTCTCTAGGAATTCATCCCTGCCCCACCACCCAGCCCAACCCAGCTCCTCCCATAGCCATTGTCCACGCTTCTTTACacatctgtcttctctgctgAACAGAAACTCTTAAAGGGCAGTGACTATGTCTTGCTTATCTTGTATGCTCAGTGCCTTTTAACAGATGTTGATCACTGCCTTTCTTAAGTCAATGAATAATTCAAGTGTGGAAGTCAACCTCCAAAGCAGACTGCAATGATCTCGGCCACCTGTTACTCACACCCGCAGGTAGTGCCCTCCCACACGGTACCAGGGTTGGCAGCACCTGTTGTGACTGGATCTTGGTGAAGCCTCTAGCCGACTGGCAGCCAGGCACCTAGGCCATGTGAGCAAGCGTGGAGGCGGATTCTGTAGCCTGTGTCAACTCCTCACCACTGCAGCCCTGACCAATGGCTAGACTGTGTGGGTACTAAGCTCGGAAAGACTCTTAGCCACAAGAGCTAAAGGCTCTTTAGCAAAACTCTTCCCAGATTTCTGATTCTTAGAAACTGTGTGAGATAATAAGCACTTGTTGTTTTAAGCAGTTGTATTTGgggggtcatttgttacacagcactaGCTAACAAATATACCTGGCAAAATGAAATACGTGCTTTACCATTTCCAGGGCACCTCTGATAATCCCACAGAGTAAATTGCAGTAGCACAGAGAGGATCGCCCGGCGGGGAGCTCTTCCACAAACTCCACCAGCGGATTCTTGTCTAGGATCAGGGAAAATTCAGTCCTGCTTGAATTGTTACAGGTCACACTTGGTGTAATCCCCAAGTACATCTTAAAGGCAACCTgataaagaggggaaaaaaaattctactaaAACTTGGTCTAGAACAAATATCTGTTAGCAGAGCACCCAAATATTCTGTTCCAGACAGTGCAGCACAATGGTTAAGCATGTGTAGTTTGTAATCGGAAAGTCTGGGTTCATACTCAGCTTTGAAATATACTGACCCTATGACCTGCACAAGTCTTAAACCCTTTCATTTTTACGGAATATCCTAAGGGACTAGTTTTCTATGAAAACAAGATGCTTTATGAAAGAGTTAAgcattatttctcaaaaaatcgttttcaaaaataaatatcgTTCAGGAAGGTAAGAAATTAAAGTATTAGTCATCATTAGGTTTGAGGGTAGGGGCGGGCATGAGGTCAAAGTTAGAGATGGTAATTGAGAAGTTGCTATGATCGCCTGAGAAAGGAACGATGAGGAcccttctcattttgtctttcatTCAAAACTCAAATGCTCCCTAAACTTTTCCATCTAAATTTCAAATAGCCCAAATCCTAAAATTTGGCTCAAATCTCTGATGCTCGTCAGTTTTAGAGGATACAAAGTGAATCTTTCAGGTCTCAGGGCAAAGGAGCCGAAGTAGCAGCTCttaagcagcaagagaaaagccaTCATCTAACTCCCGGCTTGGAGACGTGATTTGGCTCCCGGTGCACTGGCTGAAACCTCGCTCTGCTCATGTTGATTCCTCTGGCTGGAAAATTCCTAGACTATTATTGCTATGCTTGGGAACCCAAGCCatgtgaaaataatataaaacagaagTGGTGCCCTTTGAATCCACCCCGATTCTCAGGGCTTTGGCCGGGGTTCCACGGCGCAAATCCACCAGTAGGAGGCATTATCTGAACATGGTTGGGAAATACTCATTCCTAGGGAATGACATTGTTTCCTTATCTGGCTGAATTCAGTCTGAGAAGGAGGACTGTTGTTTCTGATGAAGAAAGAGCTCCACCCTCGGTCACTGCCACAGCTGCTCTGACAATAAATAAGGGCAAAGCCTTTTCCCTTGGTCCAGCTACACCATGGATGCTTTTCAGgggattttaaaattcttcctcaACCAGAAAACTGTTATTGGCTATAGCTTCATGGCTCTGCTGACCGTGGGGAGTGAGCGTCTCTTTTCACTGGTGGCTTTTAAGTGTCCCTGCAGCACTGAGAATGTGGTCTACGGGCTGGTTTTCCTGTTTGCTCCTGCTTGGGTGTTACTGATCCTGGGATTCTTTCTGAACAGCAGGTCTTGGAGGCTCTTCACAGGCTGCTGTGTGAATCCCAGGAAAATCTTCCCCAAAGGCCACAGTTGCCGCTTTTTCTATGTCCTCGGCCAGATCACTCTGAGTTCATTGGTGGCTCCGATGATGTGGCTTTCTGTGGCTCTGCTCAATGGGACTTTTTATGAATGTGCCGTGAGCGGGACCAAAAGTTCAAGTCTCCTGGGACTGATTTGCAAAGGCAAGCCCCAAGAGTGCTGGGATGAACTTCACAAAGTCTCTTGTGGCAAAACCGGCATGACGCCCGCGGACAACGAAGAAGTGAAGCTGTCCCTTCAAGCCCAGTCTCAGGTAAGGAAGGACGAACTGGCCTTTTTCTCCCAGCAGGAGCTTGAAGGATTCCCTCGGGTACTCCGTTCAGGCCGAGCTGAGTCTGAATCCTGCTAGGACGTTTTGAAACTAAAGGAAAATTGGAACGCGATGCAGCATGAGGGCAATCTTGGGAAAAGCTTTTTAGAAGTTGGTGGCTCAGTAAAATTGCTGATTGGATTGTCTTTTCCACTTCCGAAAAGAAAATATCCTCTGGGTTATGCATATGTAAATACTTAAGTGCTTTCAAAACAATCTCTCTGGGTTGACTTGGTAAATAATGCATGACACTAACTCATAATTGAGTGTTAGTGGCAGAGCTGTAATTAGAAATTACTGCCtcctttcaattatttattttcaaactggTTTCTCAGAAAAAACACGTGCAGATAGCATTCATCTATTAAAATATAGCTGAACCAAATGAGCTCATGTTTTCCAAAGCGGCATGTAATATAATTAGTGTAGAGATTTCCTCAAATGATTTCTGGCAACTGTTATCTCTGTGTATAAAGATTGTGAAGATTGAGAAAAATTTCCTGTGTATAATGGGCGTTGGTAGTCTTTAAATAGCTGCTAGTGAAAAGGGACCGCATTCTCTAGGGAGGTTTTGTTCTCTGCTCTGCGCTTTCTACAGCCGAAGTTCGTACAGTACTTTAGAAGCTCAAGACTTGGGACATggcttttttttaacagaaggaaACTGTAGCTTTACCTAATTGACACAGGGAAGTAGCTTGTCATCCTTCCAGGTACCTGAGCACAAATCCAGATGTTGAAGCCTTGCCCTGGCCTCAGGAAAAGAGCGAATTCCTCCTCGTGAGTGTGAGTCGTAGGGTTACATTCCCCAAACCAAAACAGTTAATAAGAGTAGATAAACAGATCCACGGTTTCTCAGGAATGTCATTTGTTTCAGAAGAAATGCACTGAAAGGggtataattttgctttttcaacaAGTTCTTGCCTTTTCAACAACACATCAGGGCAGTCTGGTTTTAAAATCATCCTTCCCAAAGCTGGTCCGCAGCGGAGTCACACCGTCATTTACGTAAACTGATAAGCttaaaaatgtccccagacaaaATCTTTTGTTTAATGCATAAAGCACATCCTAGATAAAAACATGCCAGGATCTCAAATGCCTTCCTTCTTTTGTTGAAGGAAGGCATTGGTTACAAATGTTCTGATACAAGGAGTGATTGAGGATTTACGTCCTCAGGCACCAGACTGTATTCAGTTAGTGCCAGATCCAAACACTTCTCACTGTGTGAGCTTTTCTTCTCTAAACACAGGCATAAGGAAGTCATGCGTATCCTGTCATTGCTTAGCCTGCGCATACTACCTGTTTTCTTTTCAGCAGAATGAGAAGGACCTGGGGCTGATCTCTAGGGGAGGAGGCATGTGGGACGCGGACACAGGGAGCTCTATCAAGGCAGGTGCTGACCACAGTGGTTCAGCCCCGCAGAAGCAACAAACAGTCCAGATCAATAGTTGGGtatgtgggtgggggtggaaaaAGTGCCCCATCCATGGGTGgggcaaagaaacaggaaatccaGCTGGGCGGCTCTCTATTCTTAAGGAAGGCGAGTGGACTAGTGGACAGAGCTTGGTCTTAGAGTTGGCCAGCCTTGGGTTTGAATCCGGATTCTACCATTTACCAGCTCTGCGACCCAGAGCTCCTGGCATGGCCCCTCTGAGCTCTTGTTTCCTCACAGTTGAGGCTAATAACATCTCCCTTGGGAGGTTGCTGGGAGGTGTAGAGATGATGGACGTATAGGGGCATAAAGCTGCTGACACACAGTAAGGGCTCTAAATTGATGAGAAAACTGCCAGGGTTTGAGAGAGGGGAGTCATGCAGAATGGAAATATTGAGGGCCACGGTGGGGCCATCCACCATGTCTACTTAGAGTCTGGGTGCTATGAACTGGGGAAGAACAAGAAGTCTCAGTGCTCAGCCCTCAGGTGAGAGCAAGGTACGCTAAGATCACGCAATGTGGGAGGAGGTGTCTGTAGGTGATCGAATAGATCAAACAGTATAACTCAAGCAGAATTGGCTCAGATATTGAGGTGAGATGGCCTACTGGCCTTCAAGGGCCCGGTTGTGTGGAAAGAGGAAGGTAGAAgctgaagagaagaggaagatctGAAGTAGCCAACCATAAGTGATTCAAGGTCACTATGAGGACTTTCACATGATAGAAGCTGTGCCTCATTCATAAATCATGCCAGAGAGACCCCGTGAGCGCAGTGATGCTTTTACGTAAACatctgtatgtttgaaaaatagCGGCATGTGATACCAGCTAACACTTCCTGGATGCACATGTGTGCCTACATCCTCTTATTTGAATCCCCCAAACTCCCCTCTGAGGTGGGTAACCCCCATGTCACAATGGAGGAAATGGGGCACCCATAGGAAATGAGAACACCCATAGGGAGGGGAAGGCTGAGATTTAAACCCACCTAGTGCCAATCCAGAGCTGGCATTCATGTGGAGTCCGGGGCCCTCACGACACGCCACAGGCTGAGCCAGGCTGCGGGACCTCCCGGTTTAAAGCATCGGAGCATGTTTGCAGTTCTGTCATGGTCTGAATGGGTTCATTTGCAGATTATTGCTTCTATTTTCAAATAGGCCCATTTGCTGAGAAATACTGAGTcattaaatgaaaatgtcaaGAGACACTGTGAAAGGGCTCTGTTAGTTGTCCAAATAGGAGATTAATTCCAATTGTGACATATATAATTAAGAACAACAAGAAAGTTTAGAAGGTCAGTTGAGCTATTTagagttttgcttttaaagttcAGGAAAAAATGCCAGTTTGTActcaaaaaggaattttttttccagttaccaAAATTCAAAACCAATAATCCTGAAGGTTTAGaatgattctaatttttttttcttggcttttaggCATCCTTTCAATTCTTctagcttcagtttccccattgtATTTCGTCTCTCTCACCTTATCATGGATGATGAATAATGAGATTTCTCTCAGAGAGGATCTGTGGTTCTCCGCAAACAACTTAACGTGGAAAAATCAGTCACTAGCCATGAATATGCATTTATCAATGCCTGAAAACTGGCTGAGGAAATGTTCATCTGCTCCAATGATCACACTCACTCATGCATGGAATTCTTTCCTTTAATAACTGATACTAGCTGAGGGCTTGGTTTAGCTGATTCTcggataatttatatttttgcccTTTTCCATTTGTCTGCCCTCTGGTTATTTCTTTGCCTACCTGCAATGGTGGGTGGGATGGATGATAAGGATTAAACCCCCACCTTACTTTGACTGTTACAAAAGTATTGTTAAAAAATTAACGTGAAAGATATCCACTAAGCCACGGCAATGACTGTGGTATTAATTCAGCCATACGGTTCCCTGTaacaccacctcccctccctgggaAGTGGCTTTGCTTTTGCACATcctcaatatttctttctttctaagattctAGGATGGTGCCTGATTTGTTCAgcatctttcttctctctgctcaccACTTGTTACGCTCGCTGCCGATCTAAAGTTAGCTACCTTCAGCTGAACTTTTGGAAGACGTATGcgcagaaggagaaggagcagtTGGAAAACACATTCCTGGAGTATGCCAACAAGCTGAGTGAGAGAAACCTGAAATGCTTTTTTGAAAACAAGCGGCCAGATGTCTTCCCCATGCCCACCTTTGCAGCCTGGGAAGCGGCTTCAGAGCTGCATTCTTTCCAGCAAAGCCAGCAACATTACAGCACCCTACACAGGGTGGTGGAGGATGGTCTGGAACTTAGCCCCGAGGATGATGAGACCACAATGGTGCTTGTGGGTACTGCCCACAGTGCGTAGTGCTTCCACTCCCACTGACTCGTGGCGTTCAGGGCTACACACGTTCTTACATTTTCGGTTGCATCAGTAGCAACCGGTGTATCTCTGTGTGTTCTCACAGTATTTTCTTGAAGACAAGAACCCAAAGGGAAGGAGCTTTGCGGCTCCCAAGGGCAGGCAGTGTCAGGATGTGCTCCAACTGGTGCTGCATGAGTGGTCAAGGATGGAGAGAAAGGTGCTTTTCCGTGGATGGGGGTTGGGGTTCAGTGGCttcaagttcttttcttttttttttttttttaatataaattgtatttattcatttgagagaaagagtacacacaggcggggggggggtggagagggacgggcaaagggagagacggatgaagcagactccctgctgagcggggagcccgacgatgatgcggggctcaatcccaggactccaggatcatgacctgagccaaaggcagacgcttaatggactgagccactggTGCCCCAGTGGCTTCAAGTTCTAAGATTTTATGGTTTGACAGCAAGATTCATGCCAGAAGTTCGGCCATTCTGTGTAAATATTGGTCATGGCATGTGGGGGCAGAAGTGGTGACTTGTGAGTAAGCGAGACACTCTTAACAGACGGCTGTAGACAGCGGGATCTGCGGTGTAGTCAGAGGAAATCCTTGTCCTGCAAATCTATTCTACTGCTTTTCAAGTACGTATGAAATTCTACCATTTGGAATTCATTTCCTAGGAATCTGAAGACAGCAATTCTCAAGAAAAACACATTGAAAGGATATGATGCCTGAAATTTAGAGCTTTTCACATGTTTCTACTGTGCACTGAAAGTATGTCCTTACAGGCAGGGCTGTATTATGGCTTTTGGGAGCCGTAAGCACTTCTGCCTTCATGGACCCCTTTC
This genomic interval carries:
- the CALHM5 gene encoding calcium homeostasis modulator protein 5, with protein sequence MDAFQGILKFFLNQKTVIGYSFMALLTVGSERLFSLVAFKCPCSTENVVYGLVFLFAPAWVLLILGFFLNSRSWRLFTGCCVNPRKIFPKGHSCRFFYVLGQITLSSLVAPMMWLSVALLNGTFYECAVSGTKSSSLLGLICKGKPQECWDELHKVSCGKTGMTPADNEEVKLSLQAQSQILGWCLICSASFFSLLTTCYARCRSKVSYLQLNFWKTYAQKEKEQLENTFLEYANKLSERNLKCFFENKRPDVFPMPTFAAWEAASELHSFQQSQQHYSTLHRVVEDGLELSPEDDETTMVLVGTAHSA